DNA from Streptomyces luteogriseus:
TGGCGGCGTGCGGATCCCCGCCGGTCGGGACGGGCGTGCTCAGCACCAGGTCGGTGCCCGCGCTCTCGGGCGCGATCCGGGTCAGCGCCTGCTGGTGCAACTGCTCGACCGGCGGCCGGAATCCGCTGCGCAGGATCGTCGCGACGGCCTTCATGTACGCCGGGACCGCGACCGTGCGTCTGGACGGCGGGGGCGCGATGCGGCCGTGAACGGCGTTGCCGCGCCCCGAGTCCAGCGGGGTGCTCCGCAGCAGCTCCCAGGTCTCGGCGTCGGCGTGCAGGTCGAGCAGGAGGGTCGTGGCGCCGGCGGGCCTGAGCCGCAGTTCCTCCCGGAACCACTGCCAGGGGAAGGCCGTGTAGCGGGCGGTGGAGGCGGTGGTGCGGGCCAGCGCGAGGTGGGGCAGGCGCTGCCTGCGGTCGAGCTGGAGCTGCCCGGTGACGTACACGGTGAGGGGTCCGGGGGCCGCGGCGGCGGCGCGCAGCCGGGTGAGGACGGCCTGCGGCTCCAGCGGGTCGGCGAGTTCGACGACGTTCGCGGTGTCGGTGCCGGCCAGCACCGCGGGCGGTACGGCGGCGAGGACGGGGAGCACCGAGGCGGCGTCCACCAGGCGCCCCCTGCCGACCGGCGAGGCCGCCAGCAGCAGCACGGTTCCGGGCATGGCCCCACCCCCTGTGTCGATCACGTACGTCAGCACCGTAACCGCTGCGGCTGCACAGGTGGGGCTCAGGACCGCAAACGTCCGCCTTCGGGGGCTTCGCGCCCGTCTCTCCTGCGGACGGCGAACACCGTGGTGTCGTCGGCCAGGCGCCCGCCGCATTGCCGCAGTGTGCCGTCCCGTACGAAGGCGGCGAGGCGGGCCGGTTCGGCGGTTCCGGGGTCCTCGGCGACGGCCCGTCTCACCTCGTCGGCGAGCGGGTAGAACGCGCCGGTGCCGTCGCGGGCCTCGGTCACGCCGTCCGTCACCAGCAGCAGCGTCTCGTCGGCGGAGACCCGCCACCGCCGGACCTGCGGCGGTCCGGGCGCGAGCCCCCGGAAGCCGAGCGGCAGCCCGGGCGCCGCCGACAGGGTGCGCACCCCGCCCGGCCCGACGGCGAGCGGCGGCTCGTGGCCGAACAGCAGGACGTCCACCGCCTCCCGGTCGTCGTCGGGGAAGGCGAGCAGGACGGCCGTGGCGAACCGGTCGCCGTCGGAGCGGCCGAGGGCGACGGTGTGCCCGCGGTGCCGCATCATCCGCGTCTCCAGCCGCTCGCCGACCGTGACCAGCTCCCTCTCGTGGTACGCGGCCTCACGGAACGTGCCGAGCAGCGCGGCCGCCGCCTCCACCGCCCCCAGGCCCTTGCCCTGCACGTCGCCGACCAGCACGCGGGTGCCGTGCGGGCCGGGCTGGATGTCGTAGAAGTCGCCGCCGACGCGGGCGTGGGCGTCGGCGGTGAGGTAGACACCGGCGTGGTCGAGGCCGCCCCAGCCGGGTGGCAGCGGGCGCAGCACGGTGCGGCGGACGGTGTCGGTGACGTCGCTCATGTGCAGCGCGCGGTACTCGTCCCGCACGCGGATCGCACAGGCCAGGGTGGCGAGGATGCCGCCGAGGGCGACGAGGACGAAGTCGGCGCGGCCGGCCCGGTATTCGTGCGGCCAGGTGCTGTCGGCGACGACGTACGTCACCAGGGAGAGGACCGCGAAGAGGGCCGTGCCCCACACCCCGCAGATCGAGGCGGCGATGGCGGGTACCAGCACGATCCAGGAGATCATGCGGAACTCGCCGATGGTGTGGTAGTCGGCCACGGCGATGGCGACGAGCAGCAGCAACGGCGGCACCCAGGCCACGCTGCGGCCCCGCACCCGCAGCAGTTCCTGGCGCCGCACGACGTCGCGGCGCCCGGCCCGCGCGTGCGGGACGAGCGGGCCGTGCCCCTCGCGGTGGCGGCTCACGGCCCCAGCGAAACACGGGCCCGCACCGGCCGCATCCCGTTCCCCCCGCACCGCCGACTTGCCAGGGGCTGCCCGCCGGTGTGCCCTGGATCCAGGGGCAGGGACAGAGAGGAGAGCTGTCATGGCTCATGCGGCACCCGCCTCACGCAGGATGATCACGCAACGCCGTAGGCCCGATGTGTTCGGCCCGCGGATCCACACCGCCGTGAAGGTCGGCCTGCCCGTGGTGCTCGGACTGGTCTACGGCTTCTGGGTCGCGGCCAACCAGCGTCACGGCGGGCCCATCACCGGCTGGAACCTGCTGTTCGGCTTCGTCACGGCGCTCGTGTTCGCCGTGCTGTTCGCCGCCGTGTGCGCGCTGGCACCGCTGCTGCCCCGCGAACTGCACGCGCTGTGCTGGTTCGTCTTCACGGGCTGCGCGGTCGGCTTCCTCTACAGCCAGACCGGTGCGTCCGTGTACAGCTCCGGCGGCCTGGGGCTGCTGGTGGGGGCGGGCGTCCTGGCGATGGTGTTCTACCGCTACTACACACACGAGGACGCCGCGGGCCGGCGGATCGGCTGACGGAGCTCAGGACACCCGTTCGGGTGAGTCCGCCGAAGGGCCCGTGACAGCCGCTTCTCGCAGGTGGAGTGGGCTGCGGGGCGACCGATGTGCGGCCGGACCCCGTCGTTGCGCTCGCGGGCCGGGCCGCGGGCGCCTTGCCTGGAAGGGTGTCCGACCGCGACCGGGCGCCCCGTCCCGAGAAGGCGCCCCCACGAGCGCGGAACGTCCTGTCGGCCGTTCTGCTCGTCCTCGCCTGCCTGCTCGTGCCGTTCGGGGCGCTCGCGTCCTGGGCGGCCCACGGGCTCACCGACACCGGCCGCTACGTGCGGACGATGGCGCCGCTCGGCGCCGACCCGGACGTGCGGCGCGCCGTCGCGGACGCCGTGGGGGACGGCGTCATGCGGGAGGCCGGGCGCGAGGCCGACACCGGACCGCTGCGCGGGGCGGTCGGGCCCTTCGTGCACGACGCGGCCCGTTCCTTCACCCGCACCGAGGCGTACCGCGCGGCCTGGGACGCGGCGAACCGGGCCGTGCACGACGCGGTGCTGCGCGCCCTGCGCGACGACGGCGCCCGCGGAGCCCCGGTCACCGTCGACGCGGCCCCCGTCATCGCCCGGGTCAAACAGCGACTCTCCGACGACCACGTGCCGTTCGCCCACCGCATCCCGGTCACGCACACGCGGATCCCGGTGCTCCCGGCCGAGGACGTGGACCGACTGCGCAAGGGGTACCACGTGCTGGACACCGCCGCCTTCTGGCTGCCGCTCGCCGCCGCCGTCCTCGCGGTCGCCGCGATCGGCGTCGCCACGTGCCGCCGCCGCGCGGTCACCGCCCTCGGCCTGGGCACGGCCCTGGGCGGCGCGCTGCTGGCCCTCGCCGTGGCGGTCGGCCGCCGCCTCACCCTCGCCGACCTGCCCGACGCCCTCCACCGCCCGGCCGCGGGCGCCGTCTACGACGCCCTCACCGCCACCCTGAGCACGGTGGCCTGGCTGCTGTGCCTGCTGGGCCTGACGGTGGCGGCGGGGGCCTGGGTCACGGGCCGGTACGGTCCCCGGCTCGTCGCGCGGCGACATGCGCCAGGGTCCGCAGTGCCCGTCGCAGATCCGGTTCCGGCGCCGACGCGAGCCCGAGCCTGACGGCGTCGGGCGTGTGCCCGGGGGCGACGGCGAAGGCGGGGCCGGGTGTGACGGCGATGCCGTGCGCCGCGGCGGCGGCCGTGAAGGTGTCGGCGCGCCACGGCGCGGGCAGCTCCCACCAGGCGAAGTAGGCACCCGGGTCGGACCGTACGGCGAAGCCCGCCAGTTCCTCGGCGAGGATCCGCTGCCGTCGTGCCGCGTCCGCCCGCTTGGCCGCCACCAGCCGCGCCACCGTCCCCTCCCCGGCCCACCGCACGGCCGCCTCCAGCGCGAACCGCCCCGCGCTCCAGCCGCCCGACCGCACCGCCCGGGCCACGGCGTCGACCCGGTGCGGCGGCACGACGAGGAACCCGGCGGTGAGCCCCGGGGCGACCCGCTTGGAGAGCCCGTCGACGACGTGGGTGAGGGCCGGGGCGTGCACGGCGAGCGGATCACCCGGCTCCCGGAGGAAGGACCAGATGCGGTCCTCCACCACCGGCAGGTTCAGGTCGTGGACCAGCTGGGCGAGTTGCAGCAGCCGCGGCCGGCTCGTCGTCAGGGACGTCGGGTTGTGCAGCGTCGGCTGCACGTAGAGGGCGGACAGCGGAGCCGAGCGGTGCGCGGCCGCCACGGCCGGCGGGAGCAGCCCGGACGCGTCCCCGGCCAGCGGCACCAGCGTGATGCCGAGCCGCGCCGCGATCTCCTTGACCAGCGGATACGTCAGCTGCTCCACCCCGACCCGGCCGCCCGGCCGGACCAGCGATGCCAGTACGGCGGCGATGGCCTGCCGGGCGTTGCCGGTGAACAGCAGCCGCTCGGGGGCGGGGCGCCAGCCCGGGGTGGTGAGCAGGGTGGCCGCGGCCTCCCGGGCGGCCTCGGTGCCGGTGGCGGCGGCCGGTAACAGCGCCTCGGCGAGCACGTCGGGGCGCAGCAGCGGCGCGAGGACGGGGGCGAGCAGCTCCGGCTGGCCGGGCGTGACCGGGTAATTGAGCTCCAGGTTGACGGGCGCGGCGGCCGGCCCGGGCTCGATGAGCGCCTGCCCCGCCGGGCCGGCCGGTGCGGCCCGTACGAAGGTGCCGCGCCCGACCTCTCCGACGACCAGCCCGCGCCGCACGAGTTCGCCGTACACCCGCCCGGCGGTCGACGGTGCGATGCCGCGCCGTCGTGCGAACGCCCGCTGCGGCGGCAGCCGTTGCCCGGGCCGCAGCCGGCCGGTGGCGATGTCGTCGGCGATGCGGTCGGCGATGCGCCGGTAGTCACTCATCGGCCGGTCTCCCCCTTGGATTGCACCGAGAGCAAAGATCTTATTGCACTGAGTAGTTGGGCGGCCTAGGGTCGACGCCATGGCACCCTTCCTGGCATACGAGGACAAAGACCCCGATACGCATCGGGTACCCCTGGTTCTCGTCCACGGCCATCCCTTCGACCGCACGATGTGGGCCCCGCAGCTCGAGAGGTTCCCGGGTACCCGTCGCGTCATCGCACCCGACCTGCGCGGCTACGGCGCCTCCCCCACGGCCCCGGCCGTCACGGACTTCTCGGCATTCGCCCGGGACATCGAGGCCCTGCTGGACGAGCTGGAGGTGGAGTCGTTCGTCCTGGCGGGCCTGTCGATGGGCGGGCAGATCGTCATGGACTGCTACCGCCTGTTCCCC
Protein-coding regions in this window:
- a CDS encoding PP2C family protein-serine/threonine phosphatase; the encoded protein is MSRHREGHGPLVPHARAGRRDVVRRQELLRVRGRSVAWVPPLLLLVAIAVADYHTIGEFRMISWIVLVPAIAASICGVWGTALFAVLSLVTYVVADSTWPHEYRAGRADFVLVALGGILATLACAIRVRDEYRALHMSDVTDTVRRTVLRPLPPGWGGLDHAGVYLTADAHARVGGDFYDIQPGPHGTRVLVGDVQGKGLGAVEAAAALLGTFREAAYHERELVTVGERLETRMMRHRGHTVALGRSDGDRFATAVLLAFPDDDREAVDVLLFGHEPPLAVGPGGVRTLSAAPGLPLGFRGLAPGPPQVRRWRVSADETLLLVTDGVTEARDGTGAFYPLADEVRRAVAEDPGTAEPARLAAFVRDGTLRQCGGRLADDTTVFAVRRRDGREAPEGGRLRS
- a CDS encoding aminotransferase-like domain-containing protein, which encodes MSDYRRIADRIADDIATGRLRPGQRLPPQRAFARRRGIAPSTAGRVYGELVRRGLVVGEVGRGTFVRAAPAGPAGQALIEPGPAAAPVNLELNYPVTPGQPELLAPVLAPLLRPDVLAEALLPAAATGTEAAREAAATLLTTPGWRPAPERLLFTGNARQAIAAVLASLVRPGGRVGVEQLTYPLVKEIAARLGITLVPLAGDASGLLPPAVAAAHRSAPLSALYVQPTLHNPTSLTTSRPRLLQLAQLVHDLNLPVVEDRIWSFLREPGDPLAVHAPALTHVVDGLSKRVAPGLTAGFLVVPPHRVDAVARAVRSGGWSAGRFALEAAVRWAGEGTVARLVAAKRADAARRQRILAEELAGFAVRSDPGAYFAWWELPAPWRADTFTAAAAAHGIAVTPGPAFAVAPGHTPDAVRLGLASAPEPDLRRALRTLAHVAARRAGDRTGP